The following are encoded together in the Ooceraea biroi isolate clonal line C1 chromosome 2, Obir_v5.4, whole genome shotgun sequence genome:
- the LOC105281726 gene encoding ferrochelatase, mitochondrial isoform X1 has translation MHNGRRAITFGLSSAVYFNMNTNNLLTNLLRCGQQYMKFSSVTRRYASIAANPADKDNTKPKTGILMLNMGGPTNTSQVHEYLLRIMTDRDMIQLPIQSTLGPWIAKRRTADVQKKYSEIGGGSPILQWTNKQGELLCKKLDEISPETAPHKYYVAFRYADPLTDHTLDRMHDDGVQHTILFSQYPQYSCSTSGSSFNAIYNYYKTRELPSGIKLSIIDRWATHPLLVKTFAERIKDELAHFPSAKRDDVIILFSAHSLPLQVVNRGDSYPAEVGATVALVMQQLNYCNPYSLVWQSKVGPTAWLGPFTDDALKGYVKQGKKNFILVPIAFVNEHIETLHELDIEYCQELAEELGIEMIRRAAAPNDHPIFIDALTDIVVSHLRSKQSVNPKFLTRCPHCINLNCGASKSWYAKICKT, from the exons ATGCACAACGGGCGTCGCGCGATCACG tttggattATCGAGTGCTGTTTATTTCAACATGAATACTAATAATCTGTTAACAAACTTGTTGCGCTGTG GTCAACAATACATGAAATTCTCTAGCGTAACACGGCGCTATGCTTCCATTGCTGCAAATCCAGCAGATAAAGACAATACAAAACCAAAAACTggtatattaatgttaaacaTGGGTGGTCCTACCAATACTAGCCAAGTccacgaatatttattaagaataatgaCTGATCGTGATATGATTCAACTGCCAATTCAAAG TACATTAGGTCCTTGGATAGCCAAACGTCGTACCGCAGATGTGCAAAAAAAGTATTCTGAAATTGGTGGCGGATCACCGATTCTTCAGTGGACCAATAAACAGGGTGAACTTTTATGCAAAAAGTTGGATGAAATTTCGCCCGAAACCGCACCTCATAAGTATTATGTTGCTTTTCGATATGCAGATCCTCTCACGGATCATACTCTCGACAGGATGCACGA CGATGGGGTACAACATACTATACTGTTCTCTCAGTATCCCCAATATAGTTGTTCAACTTCTGGTTCTAGTTTTAAtgctatatataattattacaagacTAG aGAGTTGCCAAGTGGaataaaattaagtataaTAGATAGGTGGGCTACACATCCGCTTCTCGTAAAAACGTTTgctgaaagaattaaagacGAGCTTGCACATTTTCCTAGCGCAAAGAGAGAtgatgttataattttattctcagCTCATTCCTTACCGCTGCAG GTTGTAAATAGAGGGGATTCTTATCCCGCGGAAGTTGGAGCAACAGTTGCTTTAGTTATGCAACAgttaaattattgcaatccATACAGCTTAGTATGGCAATCAAAG gTCGGGCCTACAGCCTGGTTGGGTCCTTTTACTGATGATGCATTAAAGGGCTATGTTAAGCAAggcaagaaaaattttattttggtgCCGATTGCATTCGTAAATGAACATATTGAAACTCTTCATGAATTGGACATAGAATATTGTCAAGAACTTGCCGAAGAA cttGGTATCGAGATGATACGAAGGGCTGCGGCGCCTAATGATCATCCTATTTTCATCGATGCTTTGACAGATATTGTTGTGTCTCATCTTAGATCAAAACAATCGGTGAATCCCAAATTTTTAACACGATGCCCTcattgtataaatttaaattgcggAGCTAGTAAAAGCTGGTACGCTAAAATCTGTAAAacttaa
- the LOC105281726 gene encoding ferrochelatase, mitochondrial isoform X2 produces the protein MNTNNLLTNLLRCGQQYMKFSSVTRRYASIAANPADKDNTKPKTGILMLNMGGPTNTSQVHEYLLRIMTDRDMIQLPIQSTLGPWIAKRRTADVQKKYSEIGGGSPILQWTNKQGELLCKKLDEISPETAPHKYYVAFRYADPLTDHTLDRMHEYGCQIIFLMRCNVMHKLYEIIEINPFFSDGVQHTILFSQYPQYSCSTSGSSFNAIYNYYKTRELPSGIKLSIIDRWATHPLLVKTFAERIKDELAHFPSAKRDDVIILFSAHSLPLQVVNRGDSYPAEVGATVALVMQQLNYCNPYSLVWQSKVGPTAWLGPFTDDALKGYVKQGKKNFILVPIAFVNEHIETLHELDIEYCQELAEELGIEMIRRAAAPNDHPIFIDALTDIVVSHLRSKQSVNPKFLTRCPHCINLNCGASKSWYAKICKT, from the exons ATGAATACTAATAATCTGTTAACAAACTTGTTGCGCTGTG GTCAACAATACATGAAATTCTCTAGCGTAACACGGCGCTATGCTTCCATTGCTGCAAATCCAGCAGATAAAGACAATACAAAACCAAAAACTggtatattaatgttaaacaTGGGTGGTCCTACCAATACTAGCCAAGTccacgaatatttattaagaataatgaCTGATCGTGATATGATTCAACTGCCAATTCAAAG TACATTAGGTCCTTGGATAGCCAAACGTCGTACCGCAGATGTGCAAAAAAAGTATTCTGAAATTGGTGGCGGATCACCGATTCTTCAGTGGACCAATAAACAGGGTGAACTTTTATGCAAAAAGTTGGATGAAATTTCGCCCGAAACCGCACCTCATAAGTATTATGTTGCTTTTCGATATGCAGATCCTCTCACGGATCATACTCTCGACAGGATGCACGAGTACGGttgtcaaataatttttttaatgcgaTGCAACGTGATGCATAAACTGTacgaaattattgaaatcaaTCCTTTTTTCAGCGATGGGGTACAACATACTATACTGTTCTCTCAGTATCCCCAATATAGTTGTTCAACTTCTGGTTCTAGTTTTAAtgctatatataattattacaagacTAG aGAGTTGCCAAGTGGaataaaattaagtataaTAGATAGGTGGGCTACACATCCGCTTCTCGTAAAAACGTTTgctgaaagaattaaagacGAGCTTGCACATTTTCCTAGCGCAAAGAGAGAtgatgttataattttattctcagCTCATTCCTTACCGCTGCAG GTTGTAAATAGAGGGGATTCTTATCCCGCGGAAGTTGGAGCAACAGTTGCTTTAGTTATGCAACAgttaaattattgcaatccATACAGCTTAGTATGGCAATCAAAG gTCGGGCCTACAGCCTGGTTGGGTCCTTTTACTGATGATGCATTAAAGGGCTATGTTAAGCAAggcaagaaaaattttattttggtgCCGATTGCATTCGTAAATGAACATATTGAAACTCTTCATGAATTGGACATAGAATATTGTCAAGAACTTGCCGAAGAA cttGGTATCGAGATGATACGAAGGGCTGCGGCGCCTAATGATCATCCTATTTTCATCGATGCTTTGACAGATATTGTTGTGTCTCATCTTAGATCAAAACAATCGGTGAATCCCAAATTTTTAACACGATGCCCTcattgtataaatttaaattgcggAGCTAGTAAAAGCTGGTACGCTAAAATCTGTAAAacttaa
- the LOC105281726 gene encoding ferrochelatase, mitochondrial isoform X3: protein MHEYGCQIIFLMRCNVMHKLYEIIEINPFFSDGVQHTILFSQYPQYSCSTSGSSFNAIYNYYKTRELPSGIKLSIIDRWATHPLLVKTFAERIKDELAHFPSAKRDDVIILFSAHSLPLQVVNRGDSYPAEVGATVALVMQQLNYCNPYSLVWQSKVGPTAWLGPFTDDALKGYVKQGKKNFILVPIAFVNEHIETLHELDIEYCQELAEELGIEMIRRAAAPNDHPIFIDALTDIVVSHLRSKQSVNPKFLTRCPHCINLNCGASKSWYAKICKT, encoded by the exons ATGCACGAGTACGGttgtcaaataatttttttaatgcgaTGCAACGTGATGCATAAACTGTacgaaattattgaaatcaaTCCTTTTTTCAGCGATGGGGTACAACATACTATACTGTTCTCTCAGTATCCCCAATATAGTTGTTCAACTTCTGGTTCTAGTTTTAAtgctatatataattattacaagacTAG aGAGTTGCCAAGTGGaataaaattaagtataaTAGATAGGTGGGCTACACATCCGCTTCTCGTAAAAACGTTTgctgaaagaattaaagacGAGCTTGCACATTTTCCTAGCGCAAAGAGAGAtgatgttataattttattctcagCTCATTCCTTACCGCTGCAG GTTGTAAATAGAGGGGATTCTTATCCCGCGGAAGTTGGAGCAACAGTTGCTTTAGTTATGCAACAgttaaattattgcaatccATACAGCTTAGTATGGCAATCAAAG gTCGGGCCTACAGCCTGGTTGGGTCCTTTTACTGATGATGCATTAAAGGGCTATGTTAAGCAAggcaagaaaaattttattttggtgCCGATTGCATTCGTAAATGAACATATTGAAACTCTTCATGAATTGGACATAGAATATTGTCAAGAACTTGCCGAAGAA cttGGTATCGAGATGATACGAAGGGCTGCGGCGCCTAATGATCATCCTATTTTCATCGATGCTTTGACAGATATTGTTGTGTCTCATCTTAGATCAAAACAATCGGTGAATCCCAAATTTTTAACACGATGCCCTcattgtataaatttaaattgcggAGCTAGTAAAAGCTGGTACGCTAAAATCTGTAAAacttaa
- the LOC105281728 gene encoding EEF1A lysine methyltransferase 2 gives MITRLFNLQLNSCKIVSRRICCVATPDRIIARQLGTGNCGKIMTEQENGELTPSDLGTLEFWENAYEHELDNFRGHGDVGEIWFGAANSRKIVRWIATKLDLNKESDKIIDVGCGNAMTLVELAKEGFTNLMGVDYSEKAVDLARMVLNDNDLPNVKLEVCDILDNTLPHDFKVVHDKGTYDAISLNPENPTEKRQKYIENICRILLPRGYLVLTSCNWTKEELLKHFTNQFEFQSQLPTDTFQFGGQTGNSITQLVFQKK, from the exons ATGATAACGCGGCTAttcaatttacaattaaattcgtgcaaaatagTATCGAGACGGATCTGTTGTGTCGCGACACCTGATCGCATTATTGCTCGTCAATTAGGCACAGGGAACTGCGGTAAAATCATGACAGAGCAAGAAAACGGGGAACTGACACCGTCGGATCTGGGTACTCTTGAATT CTGGGAGAACGCGTACGAGCACGAGCTCGACAACTTCCGCGGGCACGGTGACGTGGGCGAGATATGGTTCGGCGCGGCCAATTCGCGCAAGATCGTACG GTGGATCGCCACGAAATTGGATTTAAACAAAGAAAGCGATAAGATAATCGACGTAGGATGCGGTAATGCAATGACCTTAGTAGAACTTGCAAAGGAAGGATTCACGAATTTGATGGGAGTGGATTATTCAGAGAAAGCGGTGGATCTGGCACGCATGGTGTTGAATGACAACGATTTGCCAAATGTGAAATTGGAAGTCTGCGATATTCTCGATAATACGCTACCGCACGACTTTAAAGTCGTGCATGACAAAGGCACTTATGACGCTATCAGTTTAAATCCAGAAAATCCGAcggaaaaaagacaaaaatatatagaaaatatatgtcgCATTCTTTTACCGAGAGGATATCTAGTTTTGACTTCCTGTAATTGGACGAAGGAGGAATTGCTGAAACACTTCACAAATC AGTTCGAATTCCAAAGTCAACTTCCTACGGATACGTTCCAATTTGGAGGGCAGACAGGAAACTCTATAACACAATTGGTCTTTcagaaaaaatga